A single Anopheles funestus chromosome 2RL, idAnoFuneDA-416_04, whole genome shotgun sequence DNA region contains:
- the LOC125764224 gene encoding protein bicaudal C: MMASCSSFNKHIFLNGGPPSETTSEISSVESDWGDLRLIAAQLGVANPDDLHVERFKVDRQKLEDMIKVETYSEGMNSAEEFFTNIMKETTTYVSWPCRLKIGAKTKKDPHIRIVGKMTDVLRAKDKVMSRLDSRGSRVIMKMDVSYTDHSFIIGRGGNNIKRIMEETTTHIHFPDSNRSNPTEKSNQVSMCGSIEGVERARSLVRNSTPLLISFELPILAHGKTPPDNDTPFVKEVEAEFSVQVIFSTRPKLHSSLVLVKGSEKEECMVKEATRRLMDLMCENMASQIPVQMQLEISTQHHPIVLGRASSNLREIMNRTGTQIMFPDANDVNIKPIKRSQVTITGSINGVYLARQQLIGSLPIALIFDYPENTVDSDEITKLMLTHDVFISVRQKSRQSTLCIVIKGIEKFIANIYEARHQLLKSTGPRVVAEIPRTYFGPNEHPQQTTQNISALLAGPIAPPFSPLSPINTLSFVGWPSPSSAAAAAALPTADYAFNHMRGQFQNFHMHGSAKLPTSHHQLLPLSLPPGLDRTIAGSSAGKLSHLSSPHLLSIPPGHGGGGGGSFLQSSQHHQQPVHHQHQLSSLSHHQRNQQQPVHSNGNCSTSTSLTTSLTVSQNSSHNDIHSSGYQSLNCSSNSLDQQYQSNSSTAGSVSQVSSNSILNSSPDHRAPGVSGSSGLNRCRLSVCTPESPHYQSDLEQRTPLAFEQKSSLNDAFLFNLDPRVVAGYKAMHMSPQQGEIRTPTLSWQGLGLSQSSPAPLEACDLSWANTSSSSSAGGGSGGCANTSTSSSSSGATDSRHNMTTTMIEVTPRHRREQMSQYNDVTTILTGLGLEHYIKNFINGEIDMTVFQTLTDQDLLNLDIKPLGARRRILMAIHDLSARQGSALFGSSALSPSALPSPLSRFSGSAAPGAERRSSSGQ, translated from the exons ATGATGGCATCCTGTTCATCGTTTAACAAGCACATCTTTCTCAATGGGGGACCGCCAAGTGAGACGACAAGCGAGATTTCGTCGGTGGAGAGTGATTGGGGCGATCTGCGACTGATAGCGGCGCAGCTGGGTGTTGCCAATCCGGACGATCTGCACGTCGAGCGCTTCAAGGTGGACCGCCAAAAGCTGGAGGATATGATAAAGG TGGAAACATATTCAGAGGGAATGAATAGTGCAGAGGAGTTCTTCACGAAC ATCATGAAGGAAACCACCACCTATGTCAGCTGGCCTTGCCGCTTGAAGATTGGCGCAAAGACGAAAAAGGATCCTCACATCCGGATCGTTGGCAAGATGACGGATGTTCTGCGAGCAAAGGATAAAGTTATGTCCCGACTTGACTCCAGG GGTAGCCGCGTGATCATGAAGATGGACGTATCGTATACGGATCATTCGTTCATTATTGGCCGCGGTGGCAACAACATCAAGAGAATAATGGAAGAAACGACAACCCACATCCACTTCCCGGACTCGAACCGTTCGAATCCGACCGAGAAGAGCAATCAGGTGTCGATGTGCGGCAGCATCGAGGGTGTGGAACGGGCGAGATCATTAGTTCGGAACTCGACACCGCTGCTGATCTCTTTTGAGCTGCCGATACTGGCGCACGGAAAAACGCCACCGGACAACGATACGCCGTTCGTGAAGGAGGTCGAGGCAGAGTTTAGCGTGCAGGTCATCTTCTCCACCAGACCGAAACTCCATTCGTCGCTGGTGCTTGTGAAAGGTTCGGAGAAGGAGGAGTGTATGGTGAAGGAAGCTACCCGGCGCTTGATGGATTTGATGTGTGAAAATATGGCG aGTCAAATACCAGTGCAGATGCAACTAGAAATCTCAACCCAGCATCATCCGATCGTGCTCGGACGGGCATCGAGCAATTTGCGGGAAATTATGAACCGAACCGGTACACAG ATAATGTTCCCGGATGCAAACGATGTGAACATCAAGCCAATCAAGCGCTCCCAGGTGACCATAACTGGTTCCATCAACGGTGTCTACCTGGCAAGGCAGCAATTAATT GGAAGTTTACCGATCGCACTCATATTCGATTATCCGGAAAACACGGTCGATTCGGACGAAATTACCAAGCTCATGTTAACGCACGACGTGTTCATATCAGTGCGCCAGAAATCCCGCCAAAGTACACTTTGCATCGTGATCAAGGGCATTGAAAAGTTTATCGCAAACATCTACGAGGCGCGTCATCAGCTGTTGAAGAGTACGGGACCACGCGTTGTGGCCGAAATACCGCGCACGTACTTCGGCCCAAACGAGCATCCGCAGCAAACGACGCAGAACATATCGGCACTGCTGGCGGGACCGATTGCACCGCCGTTCTCACCGCTGTCACCCATCAATACGCTATCTTTCGTCGGCTGGCCTTCGCCGTCTTCGgcggccgctgctgctgctttgccTACGGCGGACTACGCATTCAACCATATGCGAGGCCAGTTCCAGAACTTTCACATGCACGGTTCAGCGAAGTTACCGACGTCCCATCACCAACTCTTGCCGCTGTCGCTTCCTCCGGGACTTGATCGTACTATTGCTGGGAGCTCTGCTGGGAAGCTGTCCCATCTTTCTAGCCCACATCTGCTGTCTATTCCGCCGGGACATGGGGGCGGTGGTGGAGGATCGTTCCTACAAAGTTCCCAGCATCACCAGCAGCCagttcatcatcaacatcagctTTCGAGCCTTTCGCACCATCAACGCAACCAGCAGCAACCCGTGCATTCTAATGGGAACTGTTCGACGTCCACCAGTCTCACAACCAGCCTGACAGTCAGTCAAAACAGTAGCCATAACGACATTCACTCGAGCGGATACCAGAGCTTGAACTGCTCCAGTAACTCACTGGATCAGCAGTACCAGAGCAACTCGTCGACGGCTGGCTCGGTGTCGCAGGTATCCTCAAACTCGATCCTTAACAGCTCGCCCGATCATAGGGCTCCGGGCGTGTCCGGATCGAGTGGATTGAACCGTTGTCGTCTTTCTGTTTGCACACCCGAAAGCCCCCACTATCAGTCGGATTTGGAGCAACGAACGCCTCTAGCGTTTGAACAGAAG AGCTCCCTAAACGACGCATTCCTGTTCAATCTTGACCCTCGAGTGGTGGCCGGTTACAAGGCGATGCATATGTCGCCGCAGCAGGGAGAAATCCGAACACCGACACTGTCCTGGCAGGGTTTAGGATTAAGCCAATCATCTCCCGCCCCACTGGAAGCGTGTGATCTAAGCTGGGCCAACACTAGCAGCTCGAGCAGTGCgggtggtggtagtggcggTTGTGCAAACACCAGCACGAGCAGTTCCAGCAGTGGGGCAACTGATTCGCGCCACAACATGACGACCACAATGATCGAGGTGACTCCGCGACATCGGCGCGAACAAATGTCCCAGTACAACGACGTCACGACCATACTCACCGGCTTGGGGTTGGAGCATTACATCAAGAACTTTATCAACGGTGAAATCGATATGACCGTCTTCCAGACGCTCACCGATCAGGATCTACTCAATCTGGACATTAAGCCGCTCGGTGCAAGGCGTCGCATACTGATGGCTATACATGATTTGAGCGCTCGACAGGGTAGCGCACTGTTTGGATCTTCGGCACTGTCCCCATCGGCTCTACCATCGCCACTATCACGATTCTCCGGTTCAGCAGCTCCCGGTGCAGAGCGACGTAGCTCCAGTGGTCAGTAA